Part of the Chlamydiales bacterium STE3 genome is shown below.
GCTAAATAATAAAGGTGAACAGTTTGTGCAGAAATTGTGCCATGACTATCTTGATAAATGGCAGGTTGTGCTTCTTTCGATTGAAGGGAAATCTCTTTACGTTGATGATCAATTGTAAGGAATTTAGAACTAATGAGCCGATGCTCTTCATTTTTTTCATCTAGATGAACCAAATAGGCTTCGCCTTCACAGGTTACGTGAGAGATGTCTTGCTGCTCATCGTTTTTTTTAAAAAAAACCGAGACTTGGCCTTGGGTTTGGAGAATTCCAAATCCTGAATCTTCAATAAGCACATCCTCTTTTAAAATGAGAAGTTGGCGACTGTCATCCCATTCCATAACCTTTGAAGAGAAGTAAACTTTTGCACTATCTCTAATTAAGACCCCAGATGGATTTTTGAAGATAACCTGCTTTTGGAGAGGATAGATCTCAATGCGATCGCAAGAAAGGTGGTGCTTAGCATTAAGAACAAGTCGGCATTGTTTACCATTTCCATTGGAGTTAAGCAAAATTTTATTATCGATATAACTTGCAGAATCTCCAAAAGCTTGAAGTTGATCCTTATACACAATTTCGACTTCTTGCTCAGCAGTTAGGTGATTTTTTAAAACCTTAGGAGTAGATAAAGTTGATGGATTCCAAGAAATTCCCATACGAATGCTTTGAATTTCTAAGGAATTCGAGGCATCTTTGAAAAAAGCTTTGATAAGCTCATTCCCCAAAAACAAGCCTCTGCCACCCGGACAATCAAAGACAGCGGAGAGGGCATTTAATTGGCTGCCATTTTTTAAATTAAGTTGCACTTCGTCTTGGAGATAAATGCTTTTTAGCTGAGCCTGCTCGTCGGCATGCAGTGTGGCTTTTTCCGTGGAAACAATGCCAAGATCATGCGTTAATTGAACTTGGCCTTGCAAAGACAGAAAGTTTTCCGAGTATTGTGCATAATTAGCTTTAATGCTAGTAGGTTCCGCCCATACAGAAGGCGTTAGAAGCAGCAATAGCGTAAGCCATCTCATGGATAGATCAATGCCTCAATCTCATAGGCCTTAAATTGCAGGTCTTTATTGAATGAAAAAACAGCTTGCTTTGCCAAGCTTTTCAATTGAGGCGTAAACGCTTCAAAGTTATCTGGAAGGGTGTTTCCTGGAATAAAGAACCTTTCAACTACCACATCTTCTGCTTCTAGCTCTTGCGTCTGATAATGGTAGGTTGCACGATGAGAGTGAACACACTGAACAATTTGCATAATGTTCCGACAATCTGATTCTTCAAGCCAGGAAACATCTAGGGAAGGATCACTATTTTGAATAAGATACTTCCCATTAACTTGCTTATAAGCTTTTTTCCCATTTTCTAAATTTGCGAACAACGCTTCCTGTACTAGGCAAAAAACATTACTCATCCTCTCTACTATGGCCTTCTTATTATCTTTTTGCTCATAAAAAAGCGACGAGTTGCTGCATTTTATTCTTACAACACGCTTTCCCTGTTTT
Proteins encoded:
- a CDS encoding Uncharacterized protein (Product derived from UniProtKB/Trembl:F8KYR9), translating into MRWLTLLLLLTPSVWAEPTSIKANYAQYSENFLSLQGQVQLTHDLGIVSTEKATLHADEQAQLKSIYLQDEVQLNLKNGSQLNALSAVFDCPGGRGLFLGNELIKAFFKDASNSLEIQSIRMGISWNPSTLSTPKVLKNHLTAEQEVEIVYKDQLQAFGDSASYIDNKILLNSNGNGKQCRLVLNAKHHLSCDRIEIYPLQKQVIFKNPSGVLIRDSAKVYFSSKVMEWDDSRQLLILKEDVLIEDSGFGILQTQGQVSVFFKKNDEQQDISHVTCEGEAYLVHLDEKNEEHRLISSKFLTIDHQRKEISLQSKEAQPAIYQDSHGTISAQTVHLYYLADGKKDKPQKLFLDGDVRIVNQFASTQSQYILADHSEYSFIEKELALEGKENRVLLYDKLNSLELSAPALKIKRDVITNKDSVRGVGNVHFIFADDELEKLKKRFQFLEQVFKEPLS